One Candidatus Obscuribacterales bacterium DNA window includes the following coding sequences:
- a CDS encoding GNAT family N-acetyltransferase, with the protein MTQDDFIIRQMTPADLELVLDWAAAEGWNPGLTDAIAFHQTDAKGFLIGYIGDQPVGSIAAIRYGDRYGFLGLYIVQPQWRGRGYGMQLWQAGLQILGDRTLALDGVLAQVDNYQTFGFKIAHHHIRYEGLGEAYAKQAGVVPLRDIPFTTLLDYDTQHFLDRRPTFLQAWVGLNEGYAFLEHGQLLGYGVIRTTRKGFKLGPLFADRPAIAQSLFQALLTHAIGQPVFLDCPDANPEAIALVETHNMKPVFTCARMYTQAPPPLPLSKIFGVTTLELG; encoded by the coding sequence GTGACTCAGGACGACTTCATTATTCGTCAGATGACGCCAGCGGATCTAGAGCTAGTGCTAGATTGGGCGGCGGCAGAGGGCTGGAATCCAGGACTAACCGACGCGATCGCCTTCCATCAAACCGACGCCAAGGGGTTCTTGATCGGCTACATCGGGGATCAGCCCGTGGGCTCCATCGCGGCGATCCGCTACGGCGATCGCTACGGCTTCCTTGGCCTCTACATTGTCCAGCCGCAGTGGCGCGGGCGCGGCTATGGGATGCAGCTCTGGCAGGCAGGGTTGCAGATCCTCGGCGATCGCACCTTGGCCCTAGATGGCGTTCTGGCCCAGGTGGATAACTACCAAACTTTTGGCTTCAAAATTGCCCATCACCATATTCGCTACGAAGGGCTGGGAGAAGCCTATGCCAAACAGGCCGGCGTCGTGCCCCTGCGAGATATTCCCTTCACCACCCTGCTGGACTATGACACCCAGCATTTCCTAGACCGCCGTCCCACCTTTTTACAGGCCTGGGTGGGTCTCAATGAAGGGTATGCCTTTTTAGAACATGGGCAACTTCTCGGATACGGCGTCATTCGGACCACCCGCAAAGGCTTCAAACTTGGCCCTCTATTTGCCGACCGGCCAGCGATCGCCCAATCCCTCTTCCAGGCATTGCTCACCCATGCCATCGGCCAACCGGTGTTTCTCGACTGCCCCGATGCCAATCCGGAGGCGATCGCCCTGGTCGAAACCCACAATATGAAACCCGTGTTCACCTGCGCCCGCATGTATACCCAAGCGCCACCGCCTCTGCCCCTGTCTAAAATTTTCGGCGTCACCACCCTAGAGCTAGGCTAG